From Medicago truncatula cultivar Jemalong A17 chromosome 7, MtrunA17r5.0-ANR, whole genome shotgun sequence, a single genomic window includes:
- the LOC11406939 gene encoding protein NRT1/ PTR FAMILY 6.1 codes for MDTCEIKSPEAPQQGTPCTSMSRKKLGIFFIESEDRRMALGRGYTRGSTPVNIHGKSIEDLSKTGGWIAAFFIFGNEMAERMAYFGLSVNMVAFMFYVMHRPFASSSNAVNNFLGISQASSVLGGFLADAYLGRYWTIAIFTTIYLAGLTGITICATMSIFVPNQENCDQLSLLLGNCEPAKPWQMTYLYTVLYITAFGAAGIRPCVSSFGADQFDERSKNYKSHLDRFFNLFYLSVTIGAIIAFTAVVYVQMKLGWGSAFGSLAIAMGVSNMLFFIGTPLYRHRLPGGSPLTRVAQVLVAAYRKRKESFGNSEVVGLYEVPGRRSAIKGSQKIAHTDDFRFLDKAALQLKQDGPNPSQWNLCTVTQVEEVKILIKLIPIPACTIMLNVILTEFLTLSVQQAYTLNTHLGKLKLPVTCMPVFPGLSVFLILALYYQTFVPLFKRITGHPHGASQLQRIGIGLGVSILSVAWAAIFEKYRRNYAIKNEFEASFLTPMPNLSAYWLLIQYCLIGVAEVFCIVGLLEFLYEEAPDAMKSIGSAYAALAGGLGCFFATFINSVVKSATGNSDKRQESWLSQNINTGKFDYFYWVLTALSLVNFCIFLYSAHRYKYRTQHVYEMESIKHDNVESNGNSTTVVN; via the exons ATGGATACTTGTGAGATCAAGTCACCAGAAGCACCTCAACAAGGGACACCATGCACTTCAATGAGCAGAAAGAAACTTGGTATTTTCTTCATTGAGTCTGAGGATAGAAGGATGGCTTTAGGGCGAGGTTATACAAGAGGTTCTACACCTGTTAATATTCATGGAAAATCCATTGAGGATCTTTCAAAAACTGGTGGTTGGATTGCTGCTTTCTTTATATTTG GAAATGAAATGGCAGAAAGAATGGCTTATTTTGGACTTTCTGTTAACATGGTAGCctttatgttttatgtgatgcATAGACCTTTTGCAAGTTCATCCAATGCAGTCAATAATTTCTTAGGAATATCACAAGCTTCTTCTGTTCTTGGTGGATTTCTAGCTGATGCATACCTTGGACGTTACTGGACAATAGCTATATTCACTACAATTTATCTCGCG GGCTTAACTGGAATAACAATATGTGCAACAATGAGCATTTTTGTGCCAAACCAAGAAAACTGTGACCAATTATCACTTCTATTAGGAAACTGCGAGCCTGCAAAACCATGGCAAATGACATACCTATACACAGTTCTATACATAACAGCATTTGGAGCTGCAG GTATAAGGCCATGTGTATCTTCTTTCGGAGCAGACCAATTCGACGAAAGAAGCAAAAACTACAAATCACATCTTGACAGATTTTTCAACTTATTCTATCTTTCTGTGACAATTGGTGCAATTATAGCATTCACAGCAGTGGTCTATGTTCAAATGAAATTGGGTTGGGGTTCTGCTTTTGGTTCATTGGCAATAGCAATGGGAGTATCTAACATGCTTTTCTTTATTGGTACACCTTTGTATAGACATAGGTTGCCAGGTGGAAGTCCTCTTACACGAGTCGCTCAAGTATTGGTTGCCGCATATCGAAAGAGAAAAGAATCATTTGGTAATAGTGAGGTTGTAGGGTTGTATGAGGTTCCCGGTAGAAGATCTGCTATAAAGGGTAGTCAGAAAATCGCTCACACTGATGATTTCAG GTTTCTTGACAAAGCAGCTCTACAATTGAAACAAGATGGCCCTAATCCAAGTCAATGGAACCTTTGTACAGTAACACAAGTAGAAGAAGTGAAGATCCTTATAAAACTAATTCCAATTCCAGCTTGCACAATCATGCTCAATGTAATCTTAACAGAATTTCTAACTCTCTCAGTCCAACAAGCATATACCTTAAACACTCACTTAGGTAAATTAAAACTTCCAGTAACATGCATGCCGGTTTTTCCAGGTCTAAGTGTATTCCTCATATTAGCTCTCTATTACCAAACTTTTGTACCACTTTTCAAACGCATCACTGGTCATCCACACGGTGCATCACAGCTACAAAGAATTGGAATTGGTTTAGGAGTTTCGATTTTATCGGTTGCTTGGGCAGCAATCTTCGAAAAGTATAGAAGAAACTatgcaataaaaaatgaatttgaagctagtTTCTTAACACCAATGCCAAACTTAAGTGCTTATTGGTTATTGATTCAATATTGCTTAATTGGTGTAGCTGAAGTTTTTTGCATTGTTGGTTTGTTGGAATTTTTGTATGAAGAAGCACCTGATGCTATGAAAAGTATTGGTTCTGCTTATGCTGCTTTAGCTGGTGGATTAGGTTGTTTTTTTGCAACATTTATAAATAGTGTTGTTAAATCTGCCACTGGAAATTCAGATAAAAGACAAGAATCTTGGTTATCTCAAAACATCAACACTGGAAAGTTTGATTACTTTTATTGGGTTCTTACAGCTTTGAGCTTAGTCAATTTCTGCATCTTCTTATACTCAGCACATAGATACAAATACAGGACACAACATGTTTATGAGATGGAGAGTATTAAACATGATAATGTGGAAAGCAATGGGAACTCTACAACAGTGGTTAATTAG